ccACTCACCATAGTTGAGttaatttgtacaaaatgtggcataaataatgaaaaacataatttttgtattaaaaaaaacactatgaaTTCTAACTGCATTATAAAATAACTTTAGAGAAAGCAGTCAGAAAATCATAGATCCCAGCTAACAGCAGAGGagcatgttttattattcattcaatTTTTCGGCTCTGCAGAGGTGAATCGTTTTGATTTAGGGTGAGTTCATATGTTTCGTTGTAGATTAGTTATGTCAGTCAGGCATCAGATGATTTGACGCTGCTCAACACAGGCAGCTCCTCAACATAGGTGGAAGGGAAATGGCCTGTCTTCCCGTGAAGTTTGCCAAACCACCAACCATTCTCTTCCTTTCCATAAATGTCTAGAAGATCCCCTGTGAAACAAAAATCGAAGTCATTTTTATTAGATTATTGACAATCTCACTGTTTTATATAATCTGCACTTGAGATACCATTTACCTTCTTTCAAAGTCAGCTCATCCTCCTGTTCAGGTGTGAAATTGTACAAGGCCTTGCATTTTCCTATACTGCACAGCTCCGGTGTTATTTGAGCTgttaaatgttgatatttttcattGCTTTAATTTCATGTTGAAATTCCAAATGTGCTGAATAGAAATAAATCTTTGTAGTACTCTGGAAATGTATTACCTTGTTCTTTGTCATCATCATTGTGAGGCAGGTCTCCATTAACAGTACTGCCACACTCTACAGCTGAAGTTTCGTGTGTTACAGCCAGTGAAGTAACTTGGTTGTTGGCACTCGGTAAAGACTCCTCAGACTTGAGCTGTGACACAAACTGAGCCGGCCCTTTGTAAATGATGGACGCTCTCAGTGACTGTTGGGATCTGAATGGGGTTCTCCTGAGTTTGACTGGACGAGTCAGTTGAACAACGCTGTGTTCACAGTCCTGAGACAGAAGCATAGTTTGTGTTACATAACATCTGATAACTTTGATTCCTAACTAGAGGTACTTCTGCACATACTTTAGCTCCTATGAAAAAGGGTCTAAAGATAGAGGATAgtgtatgctgtacagattgtaaagccctttgaggTAAATTTGTGATGGGCTGTattgaataataatacaaataaaatagtaCAAATgcaaactaaaagtaaaagtattagaTATTACgtttaaagatttaaaacacGTGTAGGTGGTCTTGAGGGGAACTTGAGCTCATCTGACTAAAAGGGTTGTGAATCACAGTCTTATAATACCTGTTAATTAAACTATCATAATCAAAGTCAACCACACAGCTGGTCCTCAATTTAGCAATTGTTGCATGatcacattaaatatgaagtatGACAGGCTGATTCACAATCAGCAAAAACCTTTCACACTATCCTTTTTTATccaggaaatgtaaaaaactcTTTCTCATGTCATCGGTCCATTATTCTTTACAAGTAAGTCACTGTAGTTTCAATTGTTCTgcttttaatgctttattaataTGCACCTCTGAAATatgttaaaggtgcagtgtgtactATTTGGCGGCATTTAACGATGATGTTTCAGATTGCAACCAAAATCAATTTCTCCCATGTGTAGGAAAACTAAGGTGTTCAACATGAATGGCCCTATTTAgatccagtgtttggtttgtctgttctgggttTCTGTAGAAACATTACGGCCGGCTCTGTTAAGATGACCCGCCTCATGTAGATATAAGCCGCTGATTCTATGacgatgaaaacacaaaatttcttaatttcaggtgattatacactaaagaaaacttattctattttattttccatttctgccgATAGATCCTCTTAAATGCTATACGCTGTTATGCTTAAGCTACCACTACTCCAGAACATACCTCATGTCTTTAAAATGATGCATGTAGTCTTACCTTATCTTTCCACTTCACAATGCTTTCACTAAATCGGTGAACGGTCTTAGGTTTCCCCTCTAATTCCGACAGTGTTACAGAGAGTTTGTAGCAAGTGGCTTCAAGGAGATCCAGTTTTAGAGTGCTCTACAAGTAACAAGATGGCATTAGTGAATACTTCAGCAAATCTAATTTATGATCTGCACACACCTCCATACATACATCCACTCTTAACACTGTACACTGCTTACCTCATCAATCTGCAGTTCAGTTTCCTCAAGGTTCTTTTGGTTTGAAAAAGATGGATTTTCAGAATATGTTCTCATCAGTTTTTCAATTCCTGCAAGGATAATGTTGAAGGTGACTTAGAAACAAAGTGAATGAGCTCACGTACTGTCCATTATGAATCACCGAGCTTTACTGAAAGAATGGATTTTTTCAACCCCCATCAGATTATATTGTGTAATTTGaatgctttatttaattaatattgtgCTGTACTCGCCTTCACggtctttctttgttttggtaATACTGTCCTCCAGACGCTGCAGTTTGAGTTTGATGGCCTCTTTTCTCCGGTCTTTGGCCATCAGTGATTTGCTGTCCTCCTCCTGATGCATCCAAAACATAGATCATGCATCAATAACTTTGAAGGTCTAAAACTTACCATTGTGCCGAAGCTACAAGGTTTTTTTTGGACTATGAGCATTTGTTGGTAATTTTACAAACATGCTATTGTCACTACTGCACTTCTCTTTGCACATTCATGTCCTTTGGGATTTGGCTAATATCACATTTTCAAGTGAGACCTGAGAACAACCTGACAACtagataatacaattattaacacaacaaaatgttaaaaacagtaaaaatatatagaagcacactaaaaaaacacaacctttaTGTAAGGCCCTGTCCCAAAATGATAAATACGTCTTTATTTCTGTGGCTTGCAAACTGGACCTCCGTATAAAGGACACCCCCTGCAGAGAGGAATGGGTGAGTCTGTGACCTGCAGACAGGCTTTTCAGAGCAAAACATTTCAGACTTACAAAATAATCGGCCATCAGAAACTCAGTTTTGTGATCTTCAGCTGtgatgctgtttttcttcaccAGGGTTTGTATGTCTTCATCCATGTCCACCTGTTGGACTGTCTGTTCTATCTTTCTTTGGCCCTAGAAGTAGCAGATATATGTTATAACAATCCATCAATGATTTAGTGAATATTGAGCAGGACGGAGGTCAGGGTGCCTTACATGTTTGAGGGTCTGTCCAAAGCTGGACATTTGGAGGTTGTATCTATTCAAAATGTTGCACAGAACTTCAATTCGCTGTTTCTCCAGCTCCTGTATGATCTGAAAAAGCAGAAGTAGCACCATGATGCCTTGTGTGGAGCACATTCAAGCCCTATCCAGAGTCCTGTCCTCGTCATTTACCGTCTTTTGGATAATTGGCATCTAAAACTCTTTCAATTAAAAGACTGAGGAAAACAAGGTCATAGTGAATGGAAATCAATAGTTATCAAAACCAACATTCTTTGCTGCACACAGATAAAATGTGTGCTACCCAGGGAAAAACAGCATGAAATAAGTTGAAGGATTCACTGGTTGGACTCTGGATTGTGGTAATTTGGTGCTCCAAACAGCGTATATTGACGGTAAACTGACCCACTGCTTATAGAGCATTTTCTGCAACCAAAAGCTCACTGGTTTAGCTCTTACCACAAATGAGGTGTcattgagcaagacactgaacctaCATGTTCACTCACAAAAAGGTACTCTGGATAAGAGAACAGCTAAATGTCCACAGTGTGAGAAACAGGAGAGCATTTTTTCCGTACCTGGTAGCAgtttttcagtgtattttccCACTTGAGTCTCATCTGATTACCCTCCATGTTGACATTAAAGTACTCCTCATCCACCCGCGCCTGCGTCTCTGCCGACTTAGTCAGCCTGTTCAGCATCTGTAGTCAGCAGCAGgacaaaaataatgcaaattcCTAGGCAGCTTTTGacaaatatagatataaattgGTTTGGTAATGATATACTgaaccttttgtttttctttttctgtgcaCATTTGCCTGTTGTTCTCAACAAAGTTGAACAAAGCCTCATGCTCTCTTGTTAATCCAAGCAATTTCTTCTTTATCTGTTTTagaagaggaaacacacaaatcCACATTAACATATCAGTGATATACCAAATCATAAAgaattatatatttgaataccTTCAGCACTTTTCTATGCCATGTGTGAGTGAAGTAGGTTGGGTCTCTTTAAAGCAAACTTTAAACTGTCGGATTTTAATTTGAGCCGGTGTAAACTGGCTATGTACAGGAGTGGCAAGGTATATAGTCCAATAAATGGCTGCCGGCTGGatcatttatatacatttctgtaaatCTTTTAT
The Anoplopoma fimbria isolate UVic2021 breed Golden Eagle Sablefish chromosome 16, Afim_UVic_2022, whole genome shotgun sequence genome window above contains:
- the nostrin gene encoding nostrin gives rise to the protein MKDPISTCSYNQLYQNVKQFSKTGEYFCKELMTVFQQRAELELTYAKGLQKLAGKLIRASKGMSKNSTYSAWCHVSDEMYSRADAHRSLGNAFQQEAILEIRQVLDEQNKRKRPLDSVIERTGKIVTANWSEQLKIKKKLLGLTREHEALFNFVENNRQMCTEKEKQKMLNRLTKSAETQARVDEEYFNVNMEGNQMRLKWENTLKNCYQIIQELEKQRIEVLCNILNRYNLQMSSFGQTLKHGQRKIEQTVQQVDMDEDIQTLVKKNSITAEDHKTEFLMADYFEEDSKSLMAKDRRKEAIKLKLQRLEDSITKTKKDREGIEKLMRTYSENPSFSNQKNLEETELQIDESTLKLDLLEATCYKLSVTLSELEGKPKTVHRFSESIVKWKDKDCEHSVVQLTRPVKLRRTPFRSQQSLRASIIYKGPAQFVSQLKSEESLPSANNQVTSLAVTHETSAVECGSTVNGDLPHNDDDKEQAQITPELCSIGKCKALYNFTPEQEDELTLKEGDLLDIYGKEENGWWFGKLHGKTGHFPSTYVEELPVLSSVKSSDA